The following proteins come from a genomic window of Microtus ochrogaster isolate Prairie Vole_2 unplaced genomic scaffold, MicOch1.0 UNK1, whole genome shotgun sequence:
- the Scnn1a gene encoding LOW QUALITY PROTEIN: amiloride-sensitive sodium channel subunit alpha (The sequence of the model RefSeq protein was modified relative to this genomic sequence to represent the inferred CDS: substituted 1 base at 1 genomic stop codon) — translation MMLEHTRAPSSTLTXTPYLPNSPKGSMEGDKCKGQDPCPLQSMQELGKGDKREEQGLGPEPPAPPQPSEEEEALIEFHRSYRELFQFFCNNTTIHGAIRLVCSKHNRMKTAFWAVLWLCTFGVMYWQFALLFEEYFSYPVSLNINLNSDKLVFPAVTVCTLNPYRYTEIKEELEELDRITEQTLFELYKYNYSYTVKAGARHRSTRNLRSALPYPLQRLYAPPPPNPARSARSSSSSVRDNNPQVDRKDWKIGFQLCNQNKSDCFYQTYSSGVDAVREWYRFHYINILSRLPDTLPSLEEEALGNFIFTCRFNQAPCDQANYSHFHHPMYGNCYTFNNKNNSDLWMSSMPGVNNGLSLTLRTEQNDFIPLLSTVTGARVMVHGQDEPAFMDDGGFNVRPGVETSISMRKEALDSLGGNYGDCTENGSDVPVKNLYPSKYTQQVCIHSCFQENMIKECGCAYIFYPKPRDVEFCDYRKQSSWGYCYYKLQGAFSLDSLGCFSKCRKPCSVTNYKLSAGYSRWPSVKSQDWIFQMLSLQNNYTINNKRNGVAKLNIYFKELNYKTNSESPSVTMVSLLSNLGSQWSLWFGSSVLSVVEMAELIFDLLVITVLMLLHRFRSRYWSPGRGARGAREVASTPPSSFPSRFCPHPTSPLPSLPQQGTTPSLALTAPPPAYATLGPRAHPLDLAVPGPSACAPGEP, via the exons ATGATGCTGGAACACACCAGAGCCCCGAGCTCAACCTTGACCTAGACCCCTTACCTCCCCAACTCACCTAAGGGCTCCATGGAGGGCGACAAGTGCAAGGGGCAAGACCCTTGTCCTCTTCAGTCCATGCaagagctggggaagggagacAAGCGGGAAGAGCAGGGGCTGGGTCCCGAACCCCCAGCGCCCCCACAGCCCAGCGAGGAGGAGGAGGCGCTGATCGAGTTCCACCGCTCCTACCGAGAGCTCTTCCAGTTCTTCTGCAACAACACCACCATCCACGGTGCCATCCGCCTGGTATGCTCCAAGCACAACCGCATGAAGACGGCCTTCTGGGCAGTGCTGTGGCTCTGCACCTTCGGCGTCATGTACTGGCAGTTCGCCTTGCTGTTCGAAGAGTACTTCAGCTACCCCGTCAGCCTCAACATCAACCTCAATTCAGACAAGCTGGTCTTTCCTGCCGTCACCGTCTGCACCCTTAATCCCTACAG ATACACTGAAATTAAAGAGGAGCTGGAAGAACTGGACCGCATCACGGAACAGACGCTCTTTGAACTATACAAATACAACTACTCTTACACTGTCAAGGCTGGGGCCCGCCATCGCAGCACCCGCAACCTCAGGAGTGCTCTTCCGTACCCCTTGCAGCGACTATACGCACCGCCTCCGCCCAACCCAGCCCGCTCGGCACGCAGCTCGTCTTCCAGTGTGCGCGACAACAACCCCCAAGTGGACAGGAAGGACTGGAAGATCGGCTTCCAACTG TGCAACCAGAACAAATCAGACTGCTTCTACCAGACGTACTCATCCGGGGTGGATGCAGTGAGAGAGTGGTACCGCTTCCATTACATCAACATTCTGTCCAGACTGCCCGACACCTTGCCATCCCTAGAGGAAGAAGCCTTGGGCAACTTCATCTTCACTTGCCGCTTCAACCAGGCCCCCTGCGACCAGGC GAATTACTCTCACTTCCACCACCCCATGTACGGGAACTGCTACACTTTCAACAACAAGAACAACTCCGATCTCTGGATGTCCTCCATGCCTGGAGTCAACAATG GTCTGTCCCTGACACTGCGCACAGAGCAGAACGACTTCATCCCCCTGCTGTCCACAGTGACAGGGGCCAGGGTGATGGTGCACGGGCAGGATGAGCCTGCCTTTATGGATGACGGTGGCTTCAACGTGCGGCCTGGTGTGGAGACCTCCATCAGCATGAGGAAG GAAGCCCTGGACAGCCTTGGAGGTAACTATGGTGACTGTACCGAAAATGGCAGCGATGTCCCTGTCAAGAACCTTTACCCTTCCAAGTACACGCAGCAG gtCTGCATCCACTCCTGCTTCCAGGAGAACATGATCAAGGAGTGCGGCTGTGCCTACATCTTCTACCCTAAGCCCAGGGATGTAGAGTTCTGTGACTACCGGAAGCAGAGCTCCTGGG GCTACTGCTACTATAAGCTGCAGGGCGCCTTCTCCttggacagcctgggctgtttcTCCAAGTGTCGGAAGCCATGCAG TGTGACCAATTACAAGCTCTCTGCTGGCTACTCACGATGGCCGTCCGTGAAGTCCCAG gattggATCTTCCAGATGCTGTCCTTGCAGAACAATTACACGATCAACAACAAAAG AAATGGAGTTGCTAAACTCAACATCTACTTCAAGGAACTGAACTATAAAACGAATTCGGAGTCTCCCTCTGTCACG ATGGTCAGCCTCCTGTCCAACCTGGGCAGCCAGTGGAGCCTGTGGTTTGGCTCCTCTGTGCTGTCTGTGGTGGAGATGGCGGAGCTCATCTTCGACCTCCTGGTCATCACAGTCCTCATGCTGCTGCACAGGTTTCGAAGTCGGTACTGGTCTCCAGGACGAGGGGCCAGGGGGGCCAGGGAAGTGGCCTCCAccccaccttcctccttcccctcccgtTTCTGTCCCCACCCTACATCTCCACTGCCTTCTTTGCCCCAGCAGGGCACAACCCCTTCCCTGGCCCTGACAGCCCCACCGCCTGCATATGCCACCCTAGGCCCCCGTGCCCATCCGCTGGACTTGGCAGTGCCTGGCCCTTCTGCCTGTGCTCCAGGGGAGCCCTGA